The Virgibacillus sp. MSP4-1 genome has a segment encoding these proteins:
- a CDS encoding DUF819 domain-containing protein — translation MNNGEPLIQEPMAVFAYLIAIVGLMFMLSTVKKKSVQKFFKYAPPVIWMYFLPMLSTTFGIIPQSSGLYDFLGTYILPAGLLLLMISTNVPATFKLGGKAVLVFLAGTLGVVIGGPIAIGLFQGILPEDAWRGVGALAGSWIGGSANMGAMLEAFNTPDDILSPIILTDTLVGISWMGVMIALANFQERFNKWNKADNSTIKQVNEEIATDVENNAKPLQLPQLFGIMAVGFAGSYLIRVLAKWDLIPKSDIMNVSTWTFIIITAVGIALSFTKVRRLEYYGASKVGYLGIFLFLTSMGAQANLADIKESPEFILMGIVWLSIHIITIFTAARLLKAPLFFVAVGSQGNIGGTSSAPIVASVFQPALAPVGLLMGILGNVVGTYAALLTGKLAQMVIGG, via the coding sequence ATGAATAATGGAGAACCATTGATACAGGAACCCATGGCGGTTTTTGCTTATCTGATTGCCATTGTGGGTTTAATGTTTATGCTATCAACGGTAAAGAAAAAGAGCGTCCAGAAGTTTTTTAAATATGCACCACCTGTCATTTGGATGTATTTTTTACCGATGCTTTCCACGACATTCGGAATCATCCCGCAAAGCTCTGGTCTTTATGATTTTTTAGGCACTTATATTCTTCCTGCAGGTTTATTGCTGTTGATGATTAGTACGAATGTTCCTGCCACTTTTAAACTTGGCGGAAAAGCCGTCCTGGTCTTCCTAGCCGGAACCTTGGGCGTTGTCATCGGCGGACCGATCGCGATTGGCTTGTTCCAGGGAATTTTACCAGAGGATGCCTGGAGGGGTGTTGGTGCGCTTGCCGGAAGCTGGATTGGCGGATCAGCCAACATGGGGGCGATGCTTGAAGCCTTCAATACGCCAGACGATATTTTAAGCCCGATTATTTTGACCGACACACTGGTTGGAATCAGCTGGATGGGGGTTATGATTGCACTTGCCAACTTCCAGGAGCGGTTTAATAAGTGGAATAAAGCGGATAACTCCACCATTAAACAGGTGAACGAAGAGATTGCAACAGATGTTGAAAACAATGCAAAACCCCTTCAACTCCCGCAATTGTTTGGAATTATGGCGGTTGGTTTTGCCGGATCCTACCTGATTCGGGTACTGGCTAAGTGGGACTTAATTCCAAAAAGTGATATTATGAATGTTTCCACCTGGACTTTTATCATTATTACAGCTGTTGGTATCGCCCTATCCTTTACAAAGGTTCGCCGTCTTGAATACTACGGAGCAAGTAAAGTCGGGTATCTCGGAATCTTTCTTTTCTTAACCAGTATGGGAGCCCAGGCCAATCTGGCTGATATTAAAGAGTCCCCCGAATTCATACTAATGGGAATTGTGTGGCTGTCTATTCACATCATTACCATTTTCACAGCTGCACGACTGTTAAAAGCACCTTTATTCTTCGTAGCAGTCGGATCACAGGGAAATATCGGCGGAACAAGCTCCGCACCCATTGTAGCGTCGGTATTCCAGCCTGCACTTGCCCCTGTCGGACTGTTAATGGGAATCCTCGGTAATGTGGTTGGAACCTATGCGGCACTCTTAACCGGTAAACTGGCGCAAATGGTCATTGGCGGGTAA
- a CDS encoding DUF1538 domain-containing protein encodes MENIKETIMEVIYSVLPITLVVTALQFTIIWLPMETFIQFLVGAVMVSIGLILFLLGVNVGLQPVGEMIGSALSKTRSLWMILFFAFVLGVVVTVAEPDVRVLATQIDQVSNGEIPPSILIMSVALGVGIFVALAMLRIIFSIKIVYLLTVGYGLVFLLAAYTPPIFVPISFDSGGVTTGPLTVPFILSLGLGVASVLRGKSASRDGFGLVGLASIGPILSVLILGVIYG; translated from the coding sequence ATGGAGAATATTAAAGAAACGATTATGGAAGTGATTTATTCTGTACTGCCCATCACATTAGTGGTAACCGCCCTGCAGTTTACGATTATCTGGCTTCCCATGGAGACGTTTATCCAGTTTCTTGTTGGAGCGGTGATGGTCAGCATTGGACTTATTTTGTTTTTACTGGGTGTTAATGTTGGTTTGCAGCCTGTAGGGGAAATGATTGGTTCGGCTTTATCCAAAACGAGAAGTCTGTGGATGATTCTCTTTTTTGCCTTCGTACTTGGTGTAGTTGTTACAGTCGCAGAGCCTGACGTACGGGTGTTAGCGACCCAGATTGATCAGGTCTCCAATGGGGAAATCCCGCCAAGCATTCTAATTATGTCTGTAGCCTTAGGCGTAGGGATTTTTGTGGCTTTAGCGATGCTTAGAATTATTTTCTCTATTAAAATCGTTTACTTGCTGACGGTTGGTTATGGACTTGTGTTTTTGCTGGCCGCTTATACACCCCCGATTTTCGTACCCATCTCTTTTGACTCAGGGGGAGTTACCACAGGTCCGCTGACGGTTCCCTTCATCCTTTCCTTAGGGCTAGGGGTCGCCTCGGTCCTGCGAGGAAAATCAGCCTCCAGAGATGGATTCGGACTGGTTGGTCTTGCTTCCATAGGTCCTATTCTGTCTGTCTTGATATTGGGGGTTATCTACGGATGA
- a CDS encoding DUF1538 domain-containing protein — protein MNIHIFHGFGDVLRDVTMALSPLLILFLFFHFFFLKLPLRRLIDIGIGFLLSYFGLAFFLQGVHIGFLPIGEIMGEKLGTFPHEWVLVIVGFILGFFAVYAEPAVAVLNRQVEKVSAGYIPQKLLLYTLSIGVGLAVALSMLRIIYGISLWYFILPGYIIALIMINYSSKAFTLIAFDSGGVATGPMTATFILAMFVGIASVTEGRDPLLDGFGMVALVALAPILSVLTLGILFGRKEKRQDGDLESGSKGNRHHREEG, from the coding sequence ATGAACATACACATCTTTCACGGGTTTGGTGATGTGCTTCGTGATGTCACTATGGCCCTTTCACCACTACTTATCTTGTTTTTATTCTTTCATTTTTTCTTCTTGAAGTTACCTTTACGCAGACTTATAGATATCGGAATAGGCTTTTTGCTTTCCTATTTTGGCCTGGCCTTCTTTTTACAGGGAGTTCACATCGGTTTTCTGCCGATTGGTGAAATTATGGGTGAAAAATTAGGCACCTTCCCACACGAATGGGTGCTCGTGATCGTAGGATTTATTCTAGGGTTTTTCGCGGTATATGCTGAGCCTGCTGTTGCAGTCCTGAATCGGCAGGTGGAGAAGGTTTCTGCCGGATATATTCCACAGAAGCTGTTATTGTATACACTATCGATTGGTGTTGGGTTAGCTGTCGCTTTATCCATGCTTCGGATTATTTATGGAATTTCCCTATGGTATTTTATTCTTCCAGGTTATATAATAGCGTTAATCATGATAAACTACTCTTCAAAAGCCTTTACATTAATTGCTTTTGATTCGGGCGGTGTCGCTACCGGTCCGATGACAGCTACCTTTATTTTAGCAATGTTTGTAGGTATTGCCTCTGTTACAGAAGGGCGGGATCCCCTTCTTGATGGTTTCGGAATGGTCGCATTAGTGGCACTCGCTCCGATTCTATCTGTATTAACATTGGGGATTTTATTTGGTAGAAAGGAGAAGAGGCAGGATGGCGATCTTGAATCAGGGTCAAAAGGTAATCGTCACCATCGTGAAGAAGGATAG
- a CDS encoding P-II family nitrogen regulator, with the protein MAILNQGQKVIVTIVKKDRAKRIVQAAKNAGAQGGTTLLGNGIKMNEKRRVLGIPVERERAIILTLVPDEIYENVLTAITESVNLNQPKQGIGFVIDTKNVAGVCHMLGFEAEKGASEEEGVRDMSENQKVLYDLIVTIVNKGDSDEVVEASKSAGAEGGTIINGRGTGIHEKAKLFNILIEPEKEVVLTLISRDKTQDVLEAIEVEGKLNQPGKGIAFVMEVERTVGINHILNRMVNEEFREVKR; encoded by the coding sequence ATGGCGATCTTGAATCAGGGTCAAAAGGTAATCGTCACCATCGTGAAGAAGGATAGAGCCAAAAGAATCGTTCAAGCAGCGAAAAATGCCGGAGCCCAAGGAGGAACAACGCTTCTGGGAAATGGCATTAAAATGAATGAGAAAAGACGGGTTTTAGGGATACCTGTGGAGCGGGAAAGAGCGATCATTTTAACCCTCGTTCCAGATGAGATATATGAAAACGTTTTAACGGCAATCACAGAATCGGTGAACTTAAATCAGCCAAAACAGGGAATTGGCTTTGTCATTGATACGAAAAATGTTGCAGGTGTTTGCCATATGCTTGGCTTTGAGGCAGAGAAGGGAGCCTCAGAGGAAGAGGGGGTAAGGGATATGTCCGAAAATCAAAAGGTGCTCTATGATTTAATCGTCACCATTGTAAATAAAGGAGACTCCGATGAGGTTGTCGAAGCATCCAAATCTGCCGGAGCGGAAGGCGGGACCATCATTAACGGCCGGGGCACAGGCATTCATGAGAAGGCAAAGCTCTTTAATATTTTAATTGAACCGGAGAAAGAGGTTGTTTTAACCTTAATCAGCAGGGATAAAACCCAGGATGTACTGGAGGCCATTGAAGTAGAAGGAAAGCTGAATCAACCGGGCAAAGGAATCGCCTTTGTGATGGAAGTGGAGCGTACGGTGGGAATTAACCACATTTTAAATCGCATGGTTAATGAAGAATTCCGTGAAGTGAAAAGATAA
- the glp gene encoding gephyrin-like molybdotransferase Glp, with the protein MSDNEQFSRFRRKAVKVEDALPSILSYIPEAKREQVPLDQVLGSTLSEDVKAPHPIPHFRRSGYDGYAVISQDLEDASKEQPVYLKLVDDIPCGEVPGKRLKSGQTARIMTGAMAPDEADSVIMLEATEQEERDDGTYVKFTKPIPSGKNITSIGEETSEGEVLLREGTTINPGAMAVLSSLGYAQVPVYKKPKIAVLSTGTELLEVDEPLEPGKIRNSNTYMLAGQIQANGGEPVLIGKFPDEVGPAKAKIQSLLEDPEIDLIVTTGGVSVGDYDIMTDIFLNWEGKTLFNKVQMRPGSVTTAGVFKDKLMFGLSGNPGACYVGFELFVKPAIERLTGRGGGHVKKTAFLEQDYTKLNAFPRFVRGYVDEKDGQLRAHPVGLDMSSALLSMKDTNALIVIPPTKTGLKAGDQVEVIPV; encoded by the coding sequence ATGAGCGATAACGAGCAATTTTCAAGATTTCGACGTAAGGCAGTGAAAGTAGAGGACGCCCTTCCATCGATTCTTTCTTACATACCGGAAGCGAAACGTGAACAAGTCCCATTGGATCAGGTGCTGGGATCCACACTTTCTGAAGATGTGAAGGCTCCTCATCCGATTCCCCATTTCCGACGTTCAGGCTATGATGGCTATGCGGTTATTTCTCAAGACTTAGAGGATGCTTCCAAGGAACAGCCTGTCTATTTAAAGCTGGTAGATGATATTCCTTGCGGGGAAGTGCCGGGTAAAAGGCTGAAAAGCGGACAGACCGCAAGAATTATGACAGGTGCGATGGCTCCAGATGAGGCGGACAGTGTGATTATGCTGGAAGCGACCGAACAGGAGGAGCGGGATGACGGAACTTATGTAAAATTCACGAAGCCGATTCCATCGGGAAAAAATATTACATCGATTGGTGAGGAAACGTCAGAAGGAGAAGTTCTTTTACGGGAAGGGACAACGATAAACCCCGGGGCCATGGCGGTGTTATCCTCCTTAGGCTATGCACAGGTTCCCGTCTATAAAAAGCCGAAAATTGCGGTGTTATCGACCGGTACAGAGCTCCTGGAAGTTGATGAACCTCTGGAGCCGGGGAAGATCCGCAACAGCAATACATACATGCTGGCCGGACAAATTCAGGCCAATGGTGGAGAGCCTGTACTGATTGGCAAGTTTCCCGATGAGGTGGGCCCGGCTAAGGCGAAAATTCAGTCTCTTTTAGAGGATCCTGAGATTGACCTGATTGTGACAACAGGCGGTGTGTCGGTCGGGGATTACGACATTATGACCGATATTTTCCTGAATTGGGAAGGAAAGACCCTGTTTAATAAGGTGCAAATGAGACCGGGAAGTGTGACAACGGCCGGAGTTTTTAAAGATAAACTTATGTTTGGACTGTCCGGCAACCCGGGAGCCTGTTATGTAGGATTTGAACTTTTTGTAAAACCGGCAATCGAACGTTTAACCGGAAGAGGAGGCGGCCACGTAAAGAAAACTGCCTTTTTGGAGCAGGATTATACGAAGCTCAATGCCTTCCCCCGCTTTGTAAGAGGCTATGTTGATGAAAAGGACGGTCAGCTCCGGGCACATCCGGTCGGCCTCGATATGTCCAGTGCGCTTCTGTCCATGAAGGATACAAACGCCCTGATCGTCATCCCTCCAACCAAAACAGGGTTAAAAGCCGGCGATCAAGTAGAAGTAATTCCAGTGTAG
- a CDS encoding MDR family MFS transporter → MTEQQQEIKKGPMITVMLIGAFFALLNETLLATALPKIMNDFGITENKVQWLTTAFLLTNGVMIPISAFLIERFSTRKIFLTAISIFTLGTFVASISHTFPLLLTARVIQAMGSGVMLPLMMTVVLTIFPVDKRGAAMGTAGLVIAFAPAIGPTLSGWLLAYFSWRSLFYVVLPIAVSALVMAYFFVQNVTKLTYPKIDVLSILLSSFGFGGLLFGFSSAGEDGWTDPTVLISIFGGAVIIGLFIWRQLKMKTPMLEFRVFKFSRFTIALIITMVVMMSMIGAETMLPLYMQNTRGFSALESGLMLLPGAIVMGIMSPIVGSLFDKIGARKLAVTGLTIVGVTTLVFTNLSMETSFVFLATIYAIRMFGLSMAMMPVMTSGLNQLPQEWNAHGSAMANTMQQVSASIGTAILMTVMTTSAKNYEPNMESLQGLTQAEAQQQIAEQASISGYNIAFIVATVLSFGGMLLSFFLENKAAKEKQNQQEASSDSVQTVN, encoded by the coding sequence ATGACGGAGCAGCAGCAGGAGATAAAAAAAGGCCCGATGATTACCGTTATGCTTATTGGTGCCTTCTTTGCTTTACTTAATGAAACTTTGCTTGCAACCGCACTGCCTAAGATCATGAATGATTTTGGGATTACGGAAAATAAAGTGCAGTGGTTAACGACAGCTTTTTTATTGACCAATGGGGTGATGATTCCCATTTCAGCGTTTTTAATTGAGCGCTTCAGTACGAGAAAAATCTTTTTAACGGCAATCAGTATCTTTACATTAGGGACGTTTGTTGCTTCGATTTCCCATACGTTTCCCCTGTTGCTGACGGCACGTGTCATCCAGGCTATGGGGTCCGGTGTGATGCTTCCTCTAATGATGACGGTTGTACTTACCATCTTTCCTGTGGATAAAAGAGGGGCAGCAATGGGAACAGCAGGTCTTGTTATTGCCTTTGCGCCTGCTATTGGACCGACTTTATCAGGCTGGCTGCTGGCTTATTTTTCATGGCGCTCGTTATTTTACGTCGTCTTGCCAATTGCAGTATCAGCCCTGGTCATGGCTTACTTCTTTGTACAGAATGTAACGAAATTGACCTATCCTAAAATCGATGTTTTATCGATTCTATTATCCTCATTCGGATTTGGAGGTCTGCTATTTGGCTTCAGCAGTGCCGGTGAGGATGGATGGACAGATCCGACCGTACTGATAAGTATTTTTGGCGGGGCGGTTATAATCGGTTTGTTTATCTGGCGTCAGTTGAAAATGAAAACACCGATGCTGGAGTTCAGGGTGTTTAAATTCAGCCGATTTACCATTGCGTTAATCATTACGATGGTGGTGATGATGTCCATGATCGGCGCAGAAACCATGCTGCCATTATATATGCAAAACACCCGTGGATTCAGTGCGTTGGAATCAGGATTAATGCTGCTGCCGGGGGCCATTGTGATGGGGATTATGTCTCCGATTGTAGGGTCTCTCTTTGATAAAATTGGAGCAAGAAAATTAGCTGTAACCGGACTGACGATTGTGGGAGTGACAACTTTAGTCTTTACCAATCTATCTATGGAAACGTCTTTCGTATTTCTGGCCACCATTTATGCCATTCGGATGTTTGGGTTATCCATGGCGATGATGCCAGTGATGACCAGTGGGTTGAATCAGCTGCCACAGGAGTGGAATGCTCACGGATCAGCAATGGCTAACACCATGCAGCAGGTGTCTGCTTCCATCGGTACAGCGATTCTAATGACGGTGATGACAACATCTGCGAAAAATTACGAGCCAAATATGGAAAGCCTTCAGGGATTAACGCAGGCAGAAGCGCAGCAGCAAATCGCGGAACAGGCTTCCATCAGCGGTTATAATATCGCCTTTATCGTAGCGACCGTGCTGTCCTTTGGTGGTATGCTGTTGTCATTCTTTTTGGAAAATAAGGCGGCGAAGGAAAAACAGAATCAGCAAGAAGCCTCCTCAGATTCTGTGCAGACCGTAAATTAG
- a CDS encoding molybdenum cofactor biosynthesis protein B has protein sequence MGVHDHRKSSPENVQCAMITVSDTRTEETDKSGKLIKDLLEEHQYKWVDYQILKDDYSSIQDAIRDLAKREDVHTLLLNGGTGISDRDTTYEAVRDLLEKEMPGFGELFRMLSYQKDIGSAAILSRAIAGIYQNTAVFSMPGSSGAVKLAMKELILPELTHVRHEIEKQL, from the coding sequence ATGGGCGTACACGATCACCGTAAATCATCCCCTGAGAATGTCCAATGTGCGATGATTACAGTGTCAGATACGAGAACAGAAGAAACGGATAAAAGCGGGAAACTCATAAAAGATTTACTTGAGGAACATCAGTATAAATGGGTGGATTATCAGATTTTAAAGGATGACTATTCCTCCATCCAGGACGCAATCCGGGACTTAGCCAAACGCGAGGATGTCCACACCCTTCTGCTAAATGGAGGAACAGGCATCTCCGACCGTGATACAACCTATGAAGCCGTTCGGGATTTATTGGAAAAGGAAATGCCGGGCTTTGGAGAGCTTTTCCGCATGCTGAGCTATCAGAAAGACATTGGCTCCGCGGCAATCTTAAGCCGGGCGATTGCTGGAATCTATCAGAACACAGCGGTCTTCTCCATGCCAGGCTCATCAGGTGCAGTGAAGCTGGCGATGAAGGAGCTGATTCTGCCGGAACTCACTCATGTCCGGCATGAAATCGAAAAACAGTTATAG
- the dapA gene encoding 4-hydroxy-tetrahydrodipicolinate synthase: MNFGQVLTAMVTPFDQNGELDLEAARGLVNYLIANGSDGLVVAGTTGESPTLSHDEKLRLFQFVVDAVDGRVPVIAGTGSNNTQASINLTKEAEALGVDGVLLVTPYYNKPSQEGMYQHFRAIAEQTNLPVMLYNIPGRSVVNMEVETISRLARISNITSIKEASGDLDRVSQIITETPDDFTVYSGEDSQTLPHMSVGGTGIVSVSSHVIGNEMQQMINHYKNGDTAHAAAIHRHILPLMKEMFAAPSPSPVKEALNRIGVPVGSVRLPLVPLNDTERASLYKVLANHQVGSDEAAG; encoded by the coding sequence ATGAATTTCGGTCAAGTGCTAACAGCAATGGTCACACCATTTGATCAGAATGGTGAGCTTGATTTGGAGGCCGCGAGAGGATTAGTCAATTATTTAATCGCAAATGGTTCTGACGGTTTAGTTGTTGCCGGGACAACCGGTGAATCGCCGACTTTATCCCATGATGAAAAGCTTAGATTATTTCAGTTTGTTGTAGATGCTGTGGACGGAAGAGTACCTGTCATTGCAGGAACAGGTTCAAATAACACTCAGGCTTCCATCAATTTAACGAAAGAGGCGGAAGCTCTTGGAGTCGATGGGGTATTGCTTGTAACCCCTTATTACAACAAGCCTTCCCAGGAAGGGATGTATCAGCATTTCCGTGCGATTGCGGAACAGACCAATCTTCCTGTTATGCTTTACAACATTCCTGGACGAAGCGTTGTAAATATGGAGGTTGAAACCATCAGCCGTCTGGCGCGGATTTCCAATATTACCTCTATTAAAGAAGCAAGTGGGGATCTGGATCGTGTGTCTCAGATCATTACGGAGACCCCGGATGATTTCACTGTGTACAGCGGTGAGGACAGTCAGACCCTGCCTCATATGTCTGTCGGAGGAACAGGGATTGTATCCGTTTCTTCCCATGTGATTGGCAATGAGATGCAGCAAATGATTAACCATTATAAGAATGGAGATACAGCCCATGCAGCGGCCATCCATCGTCACATTCTGCCGCTTATGAAAGAAATGTTTGCTGCGCCAAGTCCATCACCTGTAAAAGAGGCTTTAAACCGCATTGGTGTACCCGTAGGAAGCGTTCGTTTACCGCTTGTCCCATTAAATGATACGGAACGGGCTTCCCTTTATAAGGTATTGGCTAATCATCAGGTTGGTTCCGATGAAGCAGCAGGTTAA
- a CDS encoding catalase — protein MSDKKKKMTTAFGAPVPNDDNSKTAGKRGPLLMEDYWFLEKMAHFDREVIPERRMHAKGSGAYGTFTVTNDITKYTKADLFSEVGKKTDMFIRFSTVAGERGAADAERDIRGTAMKFYTEEGNWDLVGNNTPVFFMRDPKRFPDLNHVVKRDPKTNMRSPQANWDFWSSLPEALHQVTVVMSDRGIPASYRNMHMFGSHTYSMINADNERVWVKFHFKTQQGIKNLTDQEAEELIGKDRESHQRDLFNSIEHGDYPKWKMYIQVMTEEEAQKVHYNPFDLTKVWYKEDFPLIEVGEVELNRNPENYFADVEQAAFAPTNIVPGIGFSPDKMLQGRLFSYGDAQRYRVGVNHWQIPVNYPKNAKNFHPYHRDGAGRIYNTSDSVVSYSPNSYGEWEDSKEHQEPALNIDGPADYHNFREDDDLYYEQPGKLFRLMSAEEQQRLFENTARAMDGTTKDIQLRHINNCYKADPKYGEGVANALGVSLSEVEAAASKE, from the coding sequence ATGAGTGATAAAAAGAAAAAAATGACAACAGCCTTTGGAGCTCCAGTACCAAATGATGACAACTCCAAAACAGCTGGCAAGCGTGGTCCATTATTAATGGAAGATTACTGGTTCCTTGAAAAAATGGCGCATTTTGACAGAGAAGTTATTCCTGAGCGCCGTATGCACGCAAAAGGATCCGGAGCATATGGTACCTTCACTGTAACAAATGATATTACAAAATATACAAAAGCCGACCTTTTCTCAGAAGTAGGCAAAAAAACCGACATGTTTATCCGTTTCTCCACGGTTGCTGGTGAACGTGGTGCAGCTGATGCAGAGCGTGATATTCGTGGAACGGCTATGAAGTTCTATACAGAAGAAGGAAACTGGGACCTTGTTGGAAACAACACACCTGTTTTCTTTATGAGAGATCCTAAGAGATTCCCTGACTTAAACCACGTAGTTAAGCGTGATCCTAAAACAAATATGCGCAGTCCACAGGCAAACTGGGATTTCTGGAGTTCCCTTCCAGAAGCACTGCACCAGGTTACCGTTGTTATGAGTGACCGTGGTATTCCGGCCAGCTACCGTAACATGCATATGTTCGGAAGCCATACATACAGCATGATTAATGCTGATAACGAGCGTGTATGGGTGAAATTCCACTTCAAAACACAGCAGGGCATTAAAAACCTGACGGACCAAGAGGCAGAAGAACTTATTGGTAAAGACCGCGAAAGTCATCAAAGAGACTTATTTAATTCGATCGAACATGGTGACTATCCAAAATGGAAAATGTACATCCAGGTCATGACCGAAGAAGAAGCACAAAAAGTCCATTATAATCCATTTGACTTAACAAAAGTTTGGTATAAGGAAGACTTCCCTCTTATTGAAGTAGGAGAGGTAGAATTAAACCGTAACCCTGAAAACTACTTTGCCGATGTAGAACAAGCAGCTTTTGCACCTACGAATATTGTGCCAGGCATTGGCTTCTCACCAGATAAAATGCTGCAGGGCCGTCTGTTCTCATATGGAGATGCGCAGCGTTATCGTGTTGGTGTGAACCACTGGCAGATTCCGGTTAACTATCCGAAAAATGCGAAAAACTTCCATCCATATCATCGTGATGGGGCAGGTCGTATTTATAATACCTCTGATAGTGTTGTATCCTACAGCCCTAACAGCTATGGGGAATGGGAAGACAGCAAAGAGCATCAGGAGCCGGCCCTTAACATTGATGGCCCAGCGGATTACCACAACTTCCGTGAAGACGATGACTTATACTATGAACAGCCAGGTAAACTCTTCCGTCTGATGAGTGCAGAAGAGCAACAGCGCCTGTTCGAAAATACCGCTCGTGCGATGGACGGTACAACAAAAGATATTCAATTACGTCATATCAACAACTGCTACAAAGCAGATCCTAAGTATGGTGAAGGTGTTGCCAACGCACTTGGTGTTTCCCTAAGTGAAGTTGAGGCAGCAGCCAGCAAAGAATAA
- a CDS encoding patatin-like phospholipase family protein has translation MQIGVALSGGAVPKFACVGVIKALEEMDIEISHIAGTSAGGIVAALYAYGYTPDQIADQLQKLSKSHIDVDWKGIGRRFLFFRRNLDGGVKGEKLQRLVHQMTGNDDFSACQIPCAVSVTDLRTQKTMAISSQKVRNYETILDMPIDEAVRASASIPVMYQPVRWKDYIFIDGGMLKNCPVDIVQGLGADKVLAVDPVSSYSQKETFDDLSTILSQSMNILLEAQMKEDHKKAELCLKPDLGDTGLFDFKRIAECVEKGYAYTKERKNDIMAVLS, from the coding sequence ATGCAAATTGGCGTTGCTTTGTCCGGTGGGGCTGTCCCGAAATTTGCCTGCGTCGGCGTTATCAAAGCACTGGAGGAAATGGATATCGAGATCAGTCATATTGCCGGAACAAGTGCAGGCGGGATTGTAGCTGCTCTGTATGCCTATGGATATACACCGGATCAAATTGCTGATCAACTGCAAAAGCTGAGTAAGTCCCATATTGATGTGGACTGGAAAGGAATTGGCCGACGTTTTCTTTTCTTCCGCCGAAATCTGGATGGAGGGGTGAAGGGGGAGAAATTGCAAAGGCTGGTTCACCAAATGACTGGAAACGATGATTTTTCTGCCTGTCAGATTCCCTGTGCCGTATCAGTGACGGATCTCAGAACCCAGAAAACGATGGCCATAAGCTCACAGAAGGTAAGGAACTATGAAACCATTCTGGACATGCCGATAGACGAAGCTGTACGGGCGAGCGCTTCCATTCCCGTGATGTATCAGCCGGTCCGATGGAAAGACTATATTTTCATCGATGGGGGTATGCTGAAAAACTGTCCGGTGGATATCGTTCAAGGGTTAGGCGCAGACAAGGTGCTTGCGGTTGATCCTGTCTCGTCTTATTCACAGAAGGAAACGTTTGATGATCTGTCGACGATCTTAAGTCAGTCGATGAATATTCTGTTAGAGGCACAGATGAAGGAGGATCATAAAAAGGCAGAGCTGTGTTTAAAACCTGATCTGGGGGATACAGGTCTGTTTGACTTTAAGCGAATCGCGGAGTGTGTTGAAAAAGGGTACGCTTATACCAAAGAACGGAAGAACGATATTATGGCTGTTTTGTCATGA